Proteins encoded together in one Papaver somniferum cultivar HN1 unplaced genomic scaffold, ASM357369v1 unplaced-scaffold_117, whole genome shotgun sequence window:
- the LOC113329978 gene encoding E3 ubiquitin-protein ligase RGLG2-like: protein MSRYTQIDDNYDSIEQVVLALIQAGLESTSLIVGIDFTKSNERKGAISFNNKSLHHIGEVTNPYELAVTVIGETLSALNSEDNNLITCFGFGDESTVDEDVFSFYSDQRPCNGIEEVLDRYRELVPQVRLAGPTSFAPIIETAIDIVQNSGRRYHVLLIVADGQVTRSSNTGIGQLSLQEQETIDAIVKASKYPLSIVLVGVGDGPWDMMKEFDNNIPHRTFDNFQFVNLTEILSQDISLEQMHSEIALAALMEIPSQYLATSELQGLRHRHERWRSPLPPPINHPQSPLPFPTGQQPRDYFANSDTSSNSRSAEDTREEVPCPICLDNSRDLAFGCGHRTCQECGSELSLCPICRTPISIRIKLYS, encoded by the exons ATGTCAAGATACACACAGATTGATGATAACTACGACAGCATAGAACAG GTGGTATTAGCTCTTATTCAAGCTGGTCTAGAATCCACAAGTTTGATTGTTGGGATTGATTTCACAAAGAGCAATGAGCGGAAAGGGGCTATATCATTCAACAACAAGTCTCTGCATCACATTGGAGAAGTGACAAACCCGTATGAGCTAGCAGTAACAGTTATCGGGGAAACTCTTTCAGCTCTGAATAGCGAGGATAATAATCTCATCACTTGTTTTGGATTCGGAGATG AATCAACAGTTGATGAGGATGTATTTAGTTTTTATTCAGATCAAAGACCATGTAATGGTATCGAAGAAGTACTGGATCGTTACAGAGAACTTGTTCCTCAAGTTCGCCTAGCTG GGCCAACGTCTTTTGCTCCTATAATTGAAACGGCTATAGATATTGTGCAGAACAGTGGACGTCGATATCATGTTCTGCTCATTGTTGCGGATGGTCAG GTTACAAGAAGTTCCAACACAGGAATAGGTCAGTTAAGTCTTCaagaacaggaaacaattgatgcCATAGTTAAAGCGAG TAAATATCCATTATCGATCGTTTTAGTTGGCGTTGGTGACGGACCCTGGGATATGATGAAGGAGTTTGACAATAATATTCCGCATCGAACATTTGATAATTTTCAG TTTGTGAATTTAACGGAAATCTTAAGCCAAGATATCTCTTTAGAGCAAATGCACTCAGAAATCGCTCTAGCAGCATTGATGGAAATACCTTCACAGTACCTTGCAACTTCAGAGCTTCAGGGTCTACG CCACAGACACGAGAGGTGGAGGAGTCCACTACCTCCTCCTATCAATCACCCGCAATCACCTTTACCTTTTCCGACTGGTCAACAACCACGTGATTATTTTGCTAATAGTGATACTTCTTCGAATTCTCGCTCTGCAGAGGACACACGTGAAGAG GTACCCTGTCCTATATGTCTTGATAATTCTAGAGATCTAGCTTTTGGATGTGGCCATCGG ACATGCCAAGAATGCGGGAGCGAGTTATCACTATGTCCCATCTGTCGAACCCCAATAAGTATCAGGATCAAACTTTACTCATGA